A section of the Salmo trutta chromosome 4, fSalTru1.1, whole genome shotgun sequence genome encodes:
- the kbtbd13b gene encoding kelch repeat and BTB domain-containing protein 13: MSNNEAMEWNSCDNAVCERDLPYRVPGHDLGIAKLKLVVEGSVFTEERDFLVKSCEYFQALYRSGMKECRQEEIHLKGLCARGFLIALVVLRGKRPILDADEIVEAIECAAFLQVEPLAKHLTDLIDSDNCLLMYHTAATFGLMTLYHAAALFIRNMYHDLEVEVRKSLPTELVAYVESLVPSAFVAVGAHSTCGVDETIHAGNRTLCYLDDDGKNWKVLTDLPLEASTSMAGLTVLDNKLYVVGGIQVQGARKYAVDSCFCYSVEVDQWTMIASPKQLRYNFSLVGLDGCLYAIGGEYERTTMSSVETYEVATGRWSFVAHLPRPVTGAACTKGMGRIFVCLWKPMETTEIYEYLPGIDQWLLVSTLIRHQSYGHAMVAHRDNLYVMRNGPQDDFLRCMMDCYNLTTGQWTALPGHFANSKGSLFTAVVRGDSAYTLNRTMTLEYAIEGKTWKPRNQMKGFPRSGSLWTFFLRLPKGRRGSILNVIPDGYGQC; this comes from the coding sequence ATGTCTAACAATGAGGCTATGGAATGGAACAGCTGTGATAATGCAGTGTGCGAAAGGGATTTGCCATATCGGGTCCCAGGACATGATTTAGGGATAGCCAAGTTAAAGTTAGTAGTGGAGGGTTCCGTTTTTACAGAAGAGAGAGATTTCCTGGTCAAGAGCTGTGAGTATTTCCAAGCTCTCTACCGTTCGGGGATGAAAGAATGCCGGCAGGAGGAAATCCACTTGAAGGGTCTGTGTGCTCGAGGATTCTTGATCGCACTGGTGGTTTTACGAGGCAAGAGACCTATCCTGGATGCTGACGAAATCGTGGAGGCCATAGAATGCGCTGCCTTCCTGCAGGTGGAGCCTCTTGCCAAACATCTCACGGACCTGATCGACTCTGATAACTGTTTGCTAATGTATCACACCGCAGCAACCTTTGGCCTAATGACCCTCTACCATGCTGCTGCACTGTTTATCCGGAACATGTACCATGACTTAGAGGTCGAAGTCAGGAAAAGCTTACCGACAGAACTTGTTGCGTATGTAGAGTCACTGGTTCCTAGCGCATTTGTAGCAGTTGGAGCCCACTCGACTTGTGGTGTGGATGAAACCATCCATGCTGGCAACAGGACTTTGTGCTACCTGGACGATGATGGGAAAAACTGGAAGGTCCTCACAGACCTACCCCTAGAGGCCAGTACCTCTATGGCCGGACTGACCGTTCTGGACAACAAGCTGTATGTCGTGGGAGGGATACAGGTGCAGGGTGCCCGCAAGTACGCTGTGGACTCCTGCTTCTGCTACAGTGTGGAGGTTGACCAGTGGACCATGATAGCCAGTCCAAAACAGTTGCGGTACAACTTCTCTCTCGTGGGACTGGATGGATGTCTTTATGCCATTGGGGGCGAGTACGAGCGAACAACCATGTCATCAGTGGAAACTTACGAAGTTGCGACTGGAAGGTGGTCATTTGTGGCACATTTGCCTCGACCAGTCACCGGAGCAGCGTGCACCAAGGGCATGGGCCGGATATTTGTGTGCTTGTGGAAGCCCATGGAGACCACCGAAATCTATGAATACCTGCCCGGGATAGACCAGTGGTTGCTTGTCAGCACTCTGATAAGGCATCAGAGCTACGGCCACGCCATGGTGGCTCACCGGGATAACCTGTATGTCATGCGTAATGGGCCACAAGATGACTTCCTGAGATGCATGATGGACTGCTACAACCTCACCACAGGCCAGTGGACAGCCTTGCCAGGGCACTTTGCCAATAGCAAAGGCTCCCTGTTCACAGCCGTGGTGAGAGGCGACTCGGCTTACACGCTGAACCGAACCATGACTTTGGAGTACGCTATTGAGGGGAAAACATGGAAGCCCAGGAACCAGATGAAGGGTTTCCCAAGAAGTGGCTCCTTGTGGACATTTTTTCTTAGGCTGCCCAAGGGACGCAGAGGGTCCATATTGAATGTCATCCCAGATGGATATGGACAATGTTGA